From a single Ischnura elegans chromosome 7, ioIscEleg1.1, whole genome shotgun sequence genomic region:
- the LOC124162214 gene encoding methyl farnesoate epoxidase-like → MAAYVELALLVGALLLLFWLLSSKPKKFPPGPFKWPIVGNIRLLSTGGQAHTMMCSVQKEYGDIAGLFTFNRPIVVLSGLEAIREACFRDDLSARPPNQVHKMLYDGKILGIASTHGETWKVQRRFTLQHLRDLGFGKRTLESIAHEEIQAVFEDIEDISGGQKNGFPNPVNFHDILGGTSINVLWHIIAGKRYEHRDPQFKRLILAVQQLLQQGSPAGTFAGLFPRLSKVFPKMTGLNKLASTRAPIHTFLADEIMAHKKNIDYDHPRDFMDIYLREIEKQRNDPDTTFTELQLRQVCSEMFVAGTDTTLNTLSFGMLYMVLHPEVQKKVQEELDEVVGRDRMPSLEDRPRLPYIDATINEIMRCSTIAPLAVPHAPLTHEPWINFRGYHIPKGARILLNLYGLHHDPKVWKSPEVFNPERFLQKNGEQVPREALMPFGAGKRVCLGESLARNNVFLFFTAILQRYTLRVPDGHPTPTMEPDGKTVLFPKPFTVKVNLRT, encoded by the exons ATGGCTGCATATGTGGAACTAGCGCTCCTAGTTGGGGCCCTGCTGCTTCTTTTCTGGTTGCTGAGTTCAAAGCCAAAGAAGTTCCCCCCTG GTCCATTCAAGTGGCCGATAGTGGGAAACATCAGGCTGCTATCAACTGGAGGACAGGCTCACACAATGATGTGCAGTGTTCAAAAAGAGTATGGAGATATTGCTGGGCTTTTTACCTTCAACAGGCCAATTGTGGTGCTGTCAGGCTTGGAGGCAATTCGAGAGGCATGCTTCCGCGATGACCTATCGGCACGCCCTCCTAATCAAGTCCACAAAATGTTGTACGATGGAAAAATTCTGG GCATTGCCAGCACACATGGGGAAACATGGAAAGTTCAACGAAGATTCACTTTACAACACCTGAGAGACCTTGGATTTGGTAAACGCACTTTAGAAAGTATAGCCCATGAAGAAATACAAGCTGTATTTGAGGACATTGAAGATATATCTGGGGGACAGAAGAATGGCTTTCCCAACCCT GTTAATTTCCATGATATTCTGGGAGGCACAAGCATCAATGTCCTGTGGCACATTATAGCTGGGAAACGGTACGAGCACCGCGACCCTCAGTTCAAGAGACTTATTCTAGCCGTCCAACAGCTCCTTCAGCAAGGCAGCCCAGCAGGAACGTTTGCCGGTTTATTCCCTCGTTTGTCAAAGGTGTTCCCGAAAATGACTGGACTCAATAAACTGGCATCCACAAGGGCACCCATTCATACATTTCTAGCG GATGAAATTATGGCTCACAAGAAAAATATTGACTATGATCACCCGAGAGATTTtatggatatatatttaagagaAATAGAGAAGCAAAGGAACGATCCAGACACAACATTCACAG AGTTGCAGCTAAGACAAGTGTGCTCCGAGATGTTTGTCGCAGGTACGGACACAACCTTGAATACTTTATCGTTTGGAATGCTCTACATGGTATTGCACCCAGAAGTTCAGAAAAAAGTTCAGGAAGAGCTTGATGAAGTTGTCGGCAGGGACAGAATGCCATCACTTGAGGATAGGCCACG GCTTCCATACATAGATGCAACCATCAATGAAATCATGCGATGTAGTACAATTGCACCACTGGCTGTCCCACATGCTCCTCTGACTCACGAGCCTTGGATAAACTTCCGAGGATACCACATACCCAAG GGTGCTAGAATACTGCTGAATTTATACGGTTTACACCATGACCCCAAGGTATGGAAATCACCTGAAGTCTTTAATCCTGAAAGATTTTTGCAGAAGAATGGTGAACAAGTACCAAGAGAAGCATTGATGCCATTTGGTGCTG GAAAAAGAGTATGTCTTGGAGAGTCCTTGGCAAGAAATAACGTCTTCCTGTTTTTCACTGCAATCCTACAAAGGTACACGCTAAGAGTTCCAGATGGACATCCAACACCTACAATGGAGCCAGATGGAAAGACCGTTCTTTTCCCCAAGCCATTTACAGTTAAAGTCAATCTAAGGACATAA